One genomic segment of Sphingorhabdus sp. M41 includes these proteins:
- a CDS encoding glutamate synthase subunit beta translates to MGKVTGFLEIDRKEATYADPKERLTHYEEFTIPLPESEIKNQAARCMDCGIPYCHNGCPVNNIIPDWNNLVYEGDWKTALETLQSTNNFPEFTGRICPAPCEAACTLNIDDVPVNIKSIECAIVDRGWEEGWITPQIAEEKTGKSVAVVGSGPAGMACAQQLARAGHNVTLFEKNDRMGGLLRYGIPDFKMEKHLINRRLVQMEAEGVEFRTSAEVGVTVSMESLQENYDAVVMSGGAEKPRTLDIPGYEMAGVRLAMEFLAQQNKRNAGDDEMRAAPRGTITATGKHVIVIGGGDTGSDCVGTSNRQGAASVTQIEIMPKPPEKEDKTFSWPDWPLKLRTSSSHLEGCERDWSILAKRVVGTNGNVEGLECVRLEWVDGQMQEVAGSEFIIKADLILLAMGFVGPRKMGLVDQSEVELDARGNVAANVVSYKTSKSGVFACGDMRRGQSLVVWAIREGRQCARAVDLELMGKSLLPR, encoded by the coding sequence GTGGGTAAAGTAACAGGCTTTCTCGAGATTGATCGCAAAGAAGCGACTTATGCCGATCCCAAGGAGCGGCTGACGCATTATGAGGAATTCACGATTCCGCTGCCGGAATCTGAAATCAAGAATCAGGCCGCTCGCTGCATGGATTGCGGTATTCCTTATTGCCATAACGGCTGTCCGGTGAACAACATCATCCCGGACTGGAATAATCTGGTCTATGAAGGAGACTGGAAAACGGCACTCGAAACGCTGCAGTCGACCAATAATTTCCCCGAATTTACCGGCCGCATCTGCCCTGCTCCTTGCGAAGCCGCCTGCACATTGAACATCGATGATGTGCCAGTGAATATCAAATCCATCGAATGCGCGATTGTCGATCGCGGATGGGAAGAAGGCTGGATCACACCCCAGATCGCCGAAGAAAAAACCGGCAAATCGGTTGCGGTGGTTGGTTCTGGCCCTGCCGGCATGGCTTGCGCCCAGCAACTGGCTCGCGCCGGACATAATGTCACCCTGTTTGAAAAGAACGACCGGATGGGCGGCTTGCTTCGCTACGGTATTCCCGACTTCAAGATGGAAAAGCATCTGATCAATCGCCGCTTGGTACAGATGGAGGCGGAAGGCGTCGAATTTCGTACCAGCGCCGAAGTCGGCGTAACCGTTTCCATGGAATCGCTGCAGGAAAATTACGATGCCGTGGTCATGTCCGGTGGCGCAGAAAAGCCGCGGACGCTGGATATCCCGGGCTATGAAATGGCCGGAGTTCGCCTGGCGATGGAATTCCTGGCCCAGCAGAACAAGCGCAACGCAGGCGATGACGAAATGCGGGCCGCACCGCGCGGAACTATTACCGCTACCGGCAAGCATGTCATCGTCATTGGTGGCGGCGACACCGGGTCGGATTGTGTCGGCACCTCCAATCGCCAGGGCGCCGCTTCGGTCACCCAGATTGAAATCATGCCCAAGCCACCCGAGAAAGAAGACAAGACTTTCTCATGGCCCGATTGGCCGTTGAAACTGCGCACATCGTCCAGCCATCTGGAAGGTTGCGAACGCGACTGGTCCATTCTCGCCAAGCGCGTCGTCGGAACGAATGGAAATGTCGAAGGCCTGGAATGTGTTCGCCTGGAATGGGTGGATGGCCAGATGCAGGAAGTCGCGGGAAGCGAGTTCATCATCAAAGCCGACCTGATCCTGCTTGCCATGGGCTTTGTCGGCCCGCGCAAGATGGGGCTTGTCGATCAATCGGAGGTTGAGCTCGACGCCCGTGGCAATGTTGCCGCCAATGTCGTAAGCTACAAAACCAGCAAAAGCGGTGTTTTCGCTTGTGGCGATATGCGCCGGGGCCAGAGTCTTGTTGTCTGGGCGATCCGCGAAGGCCGGCAGTGCGCTCGCGCCGTCGACCTGGAGCTGATGGGAAAGAGTTTACTGCCGCGCTAA
- a CDS encoding YihY/virulence factor BrkB family protein, translating into MNPVHGDDNAGLNHIEAQTPGATARNPLHFPLKAWWAILKRLYVMNDFHNLPLLSAGVAFFAFLAFVPLIAVIVLLYGLVGDPDTVTASIEQLSAILPSAVLTILREQLLSIVNTSKAAQGLGLALALFVSIYGAMRAASAMMKALNIIYEEHESRNILVTTLVGAQITIGMAGVAIVGLTAISLFTYISNFLQGYLGDGVLIFLKLATWLMAGFLVSLTFGLFFRYAPDRRPAKWRWLSLGSVVATLLWLVITIGFGYYAANVSDYNATYGSLAAVVIFLMWLFLSAYSVLIGAEINAETERQTFQDSTIGKDRPIGERGAVMADTVLLGEASRKILEKKQRRRADRLARKVTNEDLSDAGRR; encoded by the coding sequence ATGAACCCTGTGCACGGAGATGACAATGCAGGGCTGAACCACATCGAGGCACAGACCCCCGGAGCGACTGCTCGGAATCCGCTCCATTTCCCGCTGAAGGCGTGGTGGGCGATATTGAAGCGCCTATATGTGATGAATGATTTCCACAATCTGCCGCTGCTCTCGGCGGGCGTTGCCTTCTTCGCTTTCCTCGCCTTCGTGCCACTGATCGCAGTCATCGTGTTGCTATACGGTCTCGTCGGTGACCCCGATACGGTCACTGCCAGCATCGAACAATTATCTGCCATCCTGCCCTCTGCTGTGCTTACCATTTTGCGCGAGCAGCTTTTGTCGATCGTCAACACCAGCAAGGCTGCACAGGGACTGGGTCTGGCGCTGGCCCTGTTTGTATCGATCTATGGCGCGATGCGCGCGGCAAGCGCGATGATGAAAGCGCTCAATATCATCTATGAAGAACATGAATCGCGTAATATTCTGGTTACGACACTGGTCGGCGCACAGATTACCATCGGCATGGCGGGGGTTGCGATTGTCGGTCTGACCGCAATCTCGCTATTCACCTACATCAGTAATTTCCTCCAAGGCTATCTTGGCGACGGGGTGCTGATCTTTTTGAAGCTGGCGACGTGGCTGATGGCGGGTTTTCTGGTAAGCCTGACCTTTGGTTTGTTCTTTCGCTATGCACCCGACCGACGTCCCGCAAAATGGCGCTGGCTTTCTCTGGGATCTGTTGTGGCAACTTTGCTGTGGCTGGTTATAACCATCGGTTTTGGCTATTATGCTGCGAATGTCAGCGACTATAACGCAACTTATGGATCGCTCGCTGCAGTTGTTATTTTTCTTATGTGGCTATTCCTGTCAGCATATTCTGTATTGATAGGAGCTGAAATAAATGCGGAAACCGAACGCCAGACGTTTCAGGATTCGACGATCGGAAAAGACAGGCCCATTGGCGAGCGCGGCGCGGTTATGGCAGATACCGTACTTCTCGGCGAAGCCAGCCGAAAAATTCTTGAAAAGAAGCAGCGCCGACGCGCTGACCGGCTCGCTCGGAAGGTAACAAACGAAGATTTGAGCGATGCCGGTAGGCGGTAA
- a CDS encoding translocation/assembly module TamB domain-containing protein, with protein MADTETMAEQKPRRSLAQKVAIGSGALTALILVILIAGYLWLDSSSGHRFVEEQVEALEFENGMQLEIGKIDGSLYGEMDISGLKIRDPKGVFATADKVKMDWRPFAFIGSHVDIRSLLIPKASLLRMPEFLPTASEGPLLPDLDIGVGTLEVGRLDIAEAISGKRHLLSLSGDVKIADARAIINGQARALAEPGVAGGDKVKFRLNAVPEQNNLDLALDLDAPANGLVAGISGTGLPMTLALKGKGDWAKWNGVLKGKSGEEMLADLAISARNGTFSVRGDARPGLFVSGPSRNMLEPVTKIDFTAAGEDRTFDIKGKLDSDNFVLATNGVVDLGNNKMRDLNVDFRLLKPSVIATNINGAGVTANMVLNGDFAAPTIAYTVNAARIGFDDTTVIGLRASGDVELDEEEWSIPLRARAQRIAGLDEGIGALLTNVRLDGDFGYANGRLLSDNLKIMSDRINATAVIVADLNQGLYTGGLKGRIDGYRVESVGVFNIDSDIDLKSGSNGAFALTGTVRARSSQIFNDGAREFLGGNSLIVAKLSYDTDGIARIKSLNVAAPSFRLTQGSGSYTPSGGINFAAKGMSDQYGPLGVKVSGSVARPVATIAAARPGLGVGMNNVVATIRGNAKGYAIIAAGNSDYGQFDANVDILAGSGPLTVDVNSGTQFAGVGLTGRMRQTGAGPFSGQLAASGSGIQGDVVLSAFSGKQRAIIDATAFQTLLPGPANLAIERAIIGADIILYDQPQVVADVQIQGLTMQELQIAAARAKINYRGGQGTVKIMAEGRNQVPFRFAANAILDPELWRVALDGRANGVAFKTRKAARIIPGRHKYRLLPTTIDLSKGNIQLAGDYGSGLNIQSRLNNVNLALINPMMPGLGLGGTATGSLDFSQSSSSAFPEADARLRIDDFTRTSLASVSQPVDLHFVGRLLADGGNGRAIFRRRGAAIGRMHVNLTPLPPGAGSWTTRLLAAPLSGGLRYNGPANTLFSLAALPDQDLRGAIGVAADFSGRVQTPVLTGVVRANNLVYENNAYGTRLTNMKIRGNFSNDRLEVTQLTANAGDGTISGKGFVSLSSAKGYPLQLALDLNNATLAKGSDLAASATGAIELVNNSSTPATVRGRIRLPETRYKIVYEGSTKVATLTGVRRKPALGRKKITGDADPVSGVPGNWKLDIDLIADNQIYVSGMGLDSEWSADIKVRGTTGKPVLTGGIDLIRGTLGFAGRSFDLQTGRLRFNGGSMTNPTLRLVASGEVDDVNINVNITGSAEDPEIAFSSTPGLPQDEIMARILFGNSIGELTPIQAVQLASSLNGLRGGGGGLNPLGVLQSSVGIDRLRILGADKDTGRSTSIAAGQYISNDVYVEIVTDARGYTATQLEISLTPALSVLSSVGSFGGSNVNIRYRKDY; from the coding sequence ATGGCGGACACTGAAACCATGGCCGAACAGAAACCCCGGAGGAGCCTCGCTCAAAAAGTTGCGATCGGCTCGGGCGCGCTGACCGCGCTGATTCTGGTGATCCTGATTGCCGGTTACCTCTGGCTAGACAGCAGCAGCGGACACCGTTTTGTCGAGGAACAAGTCGAAGCTCTTGAGTTTGAAAACGGCATGCAGCTGGAGATCGGCAAAATCGACGGTTCTCTTTACGGCGAAATGGACATTTCCGGCTTGAAAATACGCGATCCGAAAGGGGTTTTCGCAACCGCCGACAAAGTCAAAATGGATTGGCGCCCTTTTGCCTTCATCGGCAGTCATGTTGATATTCGCTCGCTCCTCATCCCGAAAGCAAGTCTGCTCCGCATGCCGGAATTTCTGCCAACGGCGTCCGAGGGGCCGTTGTTGCCCGATCTTGATATAGGTGTCGGAACTCTGGAAGTCGGTAGACTGGATATCGCCGAGGCAATATCCGGCAAACGTCATCTGCTCAGCCTGTCGGGGGACGTCAAAATAGCGGACGCGCGCGCCATAATAAACGGCCAGGCCCGCGCGCTCGCCGAGCCAGGTGTCGCCGGTGGTGACAAGGTCAAGTTCAGGCTCAACGCTGTGCCGGAACAGAATAATCTCGACCTCGCGCTCGACCTCGATGCCCCGGCCAACGGATTGGTGGCCGGTATCTCCGGCACCGGTCTGCCGATGACCCTTGCTCTGAAAGGCAAGGGCGACTGGGCCAAATGGAACGGTGTGTTGAAGGGCAAGAGCGGCGAGGAAATGCTTGCCGACTTGGCAATATCAGCGCGGAACGGCACATTTTCCGTCCGCGGCGATGCGCGTCCCGGATTGTTTGTTTCCGGTCCGAGCCGGAACATGCTCGAGCCGGTCACGAAGATTGACTTTACCGCTGCCGGCGAGGACCGGACGTTTGACATAAAGGGAAAGCTTGACAGCGACAATTTCGTCTTGGCGACAAACGGTGTGGTTGATCTCGGCAACAACAAGATGCGGGATCTTAACGTCGATTTCCGGTTGCTTAAGCCATCGGTGATTGCAACCAATATCAATGGCGCCGGCGTCACCGCCAATATGGTGTTAAACGGGGATTTCGCTGCTCCCACCATAGCCTACACGGTCAATGCAGCGCGCATCGGTTTCGATGACACGACGGTGATCGGCTTGCGCGCTAGCGGCGACGTCGAGCTGGACGAGGAAGAGTGGAGCATTCCCTTGCGGGCGCGCGCGCAACGGATCGCCGGGCTGGACGAAGGTATAGGAGCGCTACTGACAAACGTCCGGCTCGATGGGGACTTCGGATATGCCAATGGCAGGCTGCTTTCCGATAATCTCAAGATTATGTCAGACCGGATCAATGCGACCGCCGTCATCGTTGCCGATCTCAACCAGGGGCTTTATACTGGCGGGCTCAAGGGCCGCATCGATGGTTACCGGGTCGAGAGCGTGGGCGTTTTCAACATCGACAGCGATATCGACCTGAAGTCCGGGAGCAACGGAGCCTTTGCCCTGACCGGCACGGTCCGCGCGCGCTCAAGCCAGATATTCAACGACGGCGCTCGCGAATTTCTCGGCGGCAACAGTCTGATAGTCGCGAAACTATCCTATGATACCGACGGCATCGCCCGGATCAAGAGCCTGAATGTTGCCGCTCCATCCTTCCGACTGACCCAGGGCAGCGGCAGCTATACCCCGTCTGGGGGCATCAATTTTGCAGCCAAAGGCATGTCCGACCAATATGGACCGCTTGGCGTTAAAGTCAGCGGCAGTGTGGCTCGCCCGGTTGCCACCATAGCCGCTGCGCGCCCCGGCCTCGGCGTGGGCATGAATAATGTCGTCGCTACTATTAGGGGCAATGCGAAGGGCTATGCGATCATAGCTGCCGGCAATAGCGATTACGGGCAGTTTGACGCCAATGTCGATATACTTGCGGGTAGCGGGCCGCTGACGGTTGACGTAAATAGCGGCACCCAGTTTGCCGGGGTTGGTCTCACTGGCCGTATGCGCCAGACCGGAGCCGGACCGTTTTCCGGCCAGCTGGCGGCCAGCGGCTCCGGGATACAGGGCGACGTGGTGCTGAGTGCCTTTAGCGGCAAGCAGCGCGCGATCATCGACGCAACGGCCTTCCAGACCCTGTTGCCTGGCCCAGCCAATCTGGCGATCGAACGGGCCATCATCGGTGCCGATATCATTCTCTACGACCAGCCGCAGGTGGTCGCTGATGTCCAGATCCAGGGTCTGACAATGCAAGAGCTGCAAATTGCTGCAGCGCGCGCAAAAATCAATTATCGCGGCGGGCAAGGCACAGTTAAAATAATGGCGGAAGGCAGAAACCAGGTTCCATTCCGTTTTGCCGCAAATGCGATCCTCGATCCCGAGCTATGGCGAGTGGCGCTTGATGGCCGTGCTAACGGCGTCGCGTTCAAAACGCGGAAGGCCGCGCGGATCATTCCCGGGCGTCACAAATATCGACTGCTCCCCACGACCATCGACCTGTCGAAAGGCAATATCCAGTTGGCCGGCGATTACGGGAGCGGTCTGAATATTCAGAGCCGGTTGAACAACGTCAACCTTGCTCTCATCAATCCGATGATGCCCGGCCTGGGTCTCGGGGGAACGGCGACTGGAAGCCTCGATTTTTCCCAGAGCTCTTCCAGCGCCTTTCCGGAAGCCGACGCCCGTTTGCGGATCGACGATTTTACCCGCACCAGCCTGGCGTCCGTATCGCAGCCGGTCGATCTGCACTTTGTCGGGCGGCTGCTGGCGGATGGCGGCAACGGCCGCGCGATATTCCGGCGCAGAGGCGCTGCCATTGGCCGGATGCATGTGAACCTGACGCCGCTACCACCCGGCGCCGGGTCATGGACGACACGCTTGCTTGCAGCACCGTTATCGGGAGGCCTGCGCTATAATGGACCGGCTAACACCTTATTTTCTCTGGCCGCGCTTCCTGATCAGGATCTTCGCGGCGCGATCGGCGTGGCGGCAGATTTTTCCGGCCGGGTGCAAACGCCGGTTTTAACCGGCGTGGTCCGCGCGAACAATCTGGTTTACGAGAATAACGCTTATGGCACCCGCCTCACCAACATGAAAATACGGGGCAATTTCTCCAACGACCGTCTGGAGGTCACCCAATTGACTGCCAATGCCGGAGATGGAACAATCAGCGGCAAGGGTTTTGTCTCGCTGAGTTCCGCCAAGGGCTACCCGCTGCAACTGGCGCTCGATCTGAATAACGCGACATTGGCAAAAGGCAGCGACCTTGCTGCATCGGCCACCGGAGCAATCGAGCTTGTCAACAATTCAAGCACTCCGGCAACAGTCCGCGGTCGCATTCGCCTGCCCGAAACACGTTACAAGATCGTCTATGAGGGTTCGACGAAAGTCGCGACCCTCACTGGTGTGCGGCGCAAGCCTGCTCTGGGTCGCAAGAAAATCACCGGTGACGCCGATCCAGTTAGCGGAGTACCCGGCAACTGGAAGCTCGATATCGATCTGATCGCCGACAACCAGATTTATGTCAGCGGAATGGGCCTCGATTCCGAATGGTCTGCCGACATCAAGGTGCGCGGCACGACCGGGAAACCGGTGCTGACCGGTGGCATTGATTTGATCCGCGGAACGCTGGGCTTTGCCGGTCGATCTTTCGATCTGCAAACAGGGCGCCTGCGTTTCAATGGCGGTTCGATGACCAACCCGACGTTAAGGCTGGTGGCCAGTGGTGAAGTGGATGACGTGAATATCAACGTCAACATCACGGGCAGCGCCGAGGACCCGGAAATCGCGTTCAGCTCGACACCCGGCTTACCGCAGGACGAGATCATGGCGCGCATATTATTTGGCAATTCAATCGGCGAACTGACGCCCATCCAGGCCGTGCAACTGGCATCATCCCTCAATGGGTTGCGTGGCGGTGGCGGCGGGCTCAATCCGCTCGGGGTACTGCAATCATCGGTGGGCATCGATCGCCTGCGCATATTGGGTGCAGACAAGGATACTGGTCGCAGCACATCAATCGCTGCCGGGCAATATATATCCAATGATGTCTATGTCGAGATTGTGACCGATGCGCGCGGCTATACGGCGACACAGTTGGAGATCAGCCTGACGCCTGCGCTGTCTGTCCTCAGTTCGGTCGGAAGCTTTGGCGGTTCAAACGTCAACATACGATACCGGAAGGATTATTGA
- a CDS encoding FecR family protein codes for MNSAIRNNVAVQQTAGATAQKARIRQPVKMRNVITTQAASTLQITLLDRSSLTVGPNARLTVNRFVYDPKTKSSSVGTTVVKGTLRFLSGKSARGGRNSINTPAASIGVRGTMVELAVGEDAITIGKLQAGLAMGSNVDPQTASLIVLRGPGPKAQLGEKSGIIDVTAAGKTVTITQPGIAVFVPFLGAAPSAPFQLSNGAYGGFDNMLRTTPNAGAASSQQSSNQNSNTANNSAGAENTAPGQGTEASQGGSTGNAGAGTSGSAGGTGAAGAGSGAGIGGGALGGILGALAAAGLVAVAAGGSNDSNVSDGDDNPVSP; via the coding sequence ATGAACTCTGCCATTCGGAACAATGTTGCGGTTCAGCAAACGGCAGGCGCGACAGCCCAGAAAGCGCGGATCAGACAGCCCGTCAAGATGCGCAATGTCATTACCACTCAGGCTGCGAGCACGCTTCAGATCACATTGCTGGACAGATCATCGCTGACCGTTGGTCCGAATGCCCGGTTAACCGTCAATCGCTTTGTTTATGACCCAAAGACAAAATCCAGCTCCGTTGGTACTACGGTGGTCAAGGGCACCTTGCGCTTTTTATCCGGCAAGTCGGCACGCGGCGGGCGGAACAGCATCAACACCCCCGCTGCCTCAATTGGTGTCAGAGGGACAATGGTGGAACTGGCCGTCGGTGAAGACGCTATCACAATCGGTAAACTGCAGGCTGGCCTAGCGATGGGTAGCAATGTTGATCCCCAAACTGCTTCTCTGATCGTCCTCCGGGGCCCAGGGCCCAAAGCCCAGCTCGGAGAGAAAAGCGGTATTATTGACGTGACGGCAGCAGGCAAAACCGTAACGATCACGCAACCGGGAATAGCGGTCTTCGTGCCCTTTCTGGGCGCTGCCCCTTCCGCACCTTTCCAATTGTCAAACGGCGCATATGGCGGCTTTGACAATATGCTAAGAACAACGCCAAACGCTGGTGCGGCTTCTAGCCAACAGTCATCGAACCAGAACTCTAACACGGCGAACAATTCGGCTGGGGCGGAAAATACGGCGCCGGGTCAGGGCACAGAGGCATCACAGGGAGGCAGCACCGGCAATGCAGGCGCTGGTACATCTGGTTCAGCTGGCGGCACCGGTGCAGCAGGAGCCGGATCAGGTGCTGGAATTGGCGGCGGCGCACTTGGCGGAATATTAGGCGCTCTTGCTGCTGCGGGTCTGGTTGCGGTGGCTGCGGGCGGTTCGAACGATTCGAACGTTTCGGATGGGGACGATAATCCCGTCAGCCCATAA